A part of Bacillus rossius redtenbacheri isolate Brsri chromosome 1, Brsri_v3, whole genome shotgun sequence genomic DNA contains:
- the LOC134543225 gene encoding NADH dehydrogenase [ubiquinone] 1 beta subcomplex subunit 8, mitochondrial yields the protein MKMAALTRALQGSRIFKLNASPVYQVFRNHWNKDWKPGPYPVTKEEREAAAKKYGLLPEEYEPYPDDGLGHGDYPKLPDIAAESKDPYYPWDFPEHKRNFNEPLHVEADMYGEDRFYINERPRYSVWTHLGVFLAVMGGLMGTYYFFEDRKSFRPVLPRQYPTPGVVHYTFEPAE from the exons ATGAAAATGGCAGCACTGACGAGAGCCTTACAAGGTTCAAGAATTTTCAAGTTAAATGCTTCTCCTGTATATCAAGTATTTCGCAATC ACTGGAACAAAGACTGGAAACCGGGCCCGTACCCTGTCACTAAGGAAGAAAGAGAAGCTGCCGCCAAGAAGTATGGGCTGTTGCCAGAAGAATATGAACCCTATCCAGATGATGGTCTAGGCCATGGAGACTACCCCAAGTTGCCTGATATCGCAGCGGAATCAAAGGACCCATACTATCCCTGGGACTTTCCAGAGCACAAGAGGAATTTCAATGAACCA CTCCATGTGGAAGCCGACATGTATGGAGAAGATCGCTTCTACATCAACGAGCGCCCGAGGTATTCTGTTTGGACCCATCTGGGCGTGTTCTTGGCAGTGATGGGAGGACTGATGGGCACCTACTACTTCTTTGAAGACAGAAAGTCATTCCGGCCTGTG CTTCCTAGACAGTATCCGACCCCAGGAGTGGTGCATTACACATTTGAACCTGCTGAGTAG